The sequence GCATCAGCAAACTCCAGAGCCTGTTAGAAATTCGTAGTCTTGGTTTCAGCCTAGACCtgaatcagaacctgcatttAAACAGAATCTCCAGGTaatacggacttccctggtggctcagcagtaaagaacccgcctgccaatgcaggagatacgggtttgatccctgggtcaggaagatccccaggagaaggaaatgggaacccattccagtattcttgcctgggaaatcccatggacagagaagcctgatgggctacagtccatggggttgcaaatagttgtacttgacttagcgactcaacaactgCAACAACAATAGGCTATTACGGAGTATTGAGtcgagttccccatgctatacagcaggttcatattagttatctgttttatatgtagtgtgtatatgtcagtctcaatctcccagtttatccctcccctttcccccttcacccctggtaaccataagtttgttttctacatccatgactctacttctattttgtaaatacgTTGAGGGGATTTTTAAAACTACATCATCCTCCATCTCCCAGACTTCCCTTATCTCTATCTCACTTTCCACACAGTCCTTACTTTCCAGAGTTGAGAGGCTCATATGCTTAGGCTATAACTCCCAGGACAGCCTTAGCACCTGTGGAAATAAACGAAGACCACCCAAAAGAGAACAAACGAAGTTTATTTATTTCCAACTCGCTATAGCCAGGGAGTTAGCCACCATCCCTCGCCTTTGGCAAAGACACCAAGGCAAGGAGGACAGTGAGACAGTTTTATAGTGGCATAAAGAGAAGGCTTCAGGTATACCCCGACTGAGGTTGTTTGCATGGGAAGCTGGAGGTGGGCTAATTAGAAGCAGAGCATCCTATATGATTGGTCAGGGAGCTTGTttggatttctttcatcagtcctAAATTGGAAGGGAGGGAATAGGGAGGCTAGTAGTTGTTGACCAAATCCTGATGGTTTCCAGTTAATTGATAGAATGGTTCGGCTTCCAGACTGTTGGCTGCAGAGCTTGTGCGTCAGAATTCTATTGTCAAACATGCTCTGGATATTGTTGGTTTGCATACCTAGTCTCATATCCCTCGTCATCCCTCTACTGGCAAGGTTAGGTGAAATCGATGGGACCTAGATTAAACAGCAAAAACGCACAGGGAGATGTTTCAGAAGAGACTAACTGGGTGGAAATGGAACCTATTCAGCTGTCTTTTTGGAGAGGATGAGGGTGGTGCTGGCTCAGACACCACAGAAACCCAAACTCCACTCATCCTGCAGGACTTGGCCTTGCAactctagctgttgcttctttctGAGTAGCCCCTCCCTCACTTCAATCTGACACTTCAGGTCAAGGACTAAGCTGCTGGAGTAAATGGCAAAGGTGTGGCTCCCACCGCTGGGATTCTTCACAAAGACCTGCATCTCAGGAGAGACGATCTGCAGCAGAGAGACGCAAGCGTCAGAGAAGATACTGTAATCTGCCAAAGAGGAGATGTTCCTGAGGACCTGTCgctccccaccaggctcctggaaGGACAGACGCTGTGGGGCCGAGGACTCCAGCTTACACTGGATCTTCTCTTTAAGCTTCTGTATGGACTCATAGGGGTTCACCTGGATGACGAAATCCACACGACCCCACTGCTCCACTGTCACGTTGATGTCTCATGCAAACTGGAAGGGAGAGGACAGAGAGGGGTTAAATCCACCTTCCGCTGTCTGAGGACAAACGTGCccttcagggatttccctggtgatccagtggttaagacttcaccttccagtacagggagtgtgggttcgatccctggttggggaactaagatcccacatgcctcgtaatagaaaaaactgaaaacataaaacagaaacaacagtTGTAACGCATTCAATAAAGACTGAAAAAgtagtccacattaaaaaaaaatcttaaaaaaaattctgttgtgTGGAtggacattaaaaaagaaaaagtgcctTTCACCTGTCCTTGTCTTTacaacagcagcagctgcaaacattttgtttggttgctaagtcatgttcgactctttgcgaccccatggattgaagcccaccaggctcctctgtccatgggatttcccaggcaagaatacaggaatgggttgtcatttccttctccaggggatcttgtggacccagggatcaaacctgtgtctcctgcactggtaggtggattcttttccactgagccaccagtatcTCATTCTGAACTTCTAGCCTCTGGCAGCCAGAGAGGAGACATTACCTTCAGTTTCCAGTTGGGGATGCATGTCTCATTGTTGTCATAGCAACAGGACTGTTTCAGGCAATGTCGGGCACTCTGAGCCACTATATCCCATCTGTAGCCTGTTGCCACATTGTAGGTGGGGTCAGCCGGATCCAAGATGATGGGCCTGAAACACAGAGAGAGGGAGCCCAGGTTCTTTCTTGTTTGGAAGCCTGAAGGCCAGAAAGAAATCTTCTTGGCAATCATCTGAGCATCTGCTGTGTTCAGAGCCCAGGGTTGTCAGTCCAAGAGGGTCCACAAATATTTCCAGAGAGTAACAGAATgacgagggcttcccaggtggctcaatgatgaggaatccgcctgccaatgcaggagactcaggagatctggattcgatctctgggtcaggaagatcccctggaggaggaaatggcgacccactccaatattcttacctgggaaatcacctggacagaggagccttagggggctacagtctgtggggtcacaaagagtcagactcgcctgagtgactgagcagcagcagcaacagaatgaAGAGGGTTCTGTTTCCAAGAAttcctcaggacttccctggtggtccagtggctaagactgcactctcagtgcagggggcctgggttcgatcctcagtcagggaactagatcttgcatgctgcaggTAAAGATCCCACAGGTAGGAACTACGATCGAAGATCCTGACtaaatgccacaactaagtccCAGTGTGGtcgaaataaatgaataaatacttgaAGTAAATTTCTCTTGGGGAGAGTATTTTAGGTGTTTGTAAGGAATCTTTGAAGTGTACAGAGGTTGAGACCCCCAAAGCCATGATGGAACAAGAATAGCGGTCCCTCAGGCAGACCACAGCAGCGTGTGGGCCTCTTAAGTTCAGAGctttcactttgctgaacagacTATGTAAATGAGTTCAAACCTAGAGCTTCTGAATTGCTTTGGAGGATAACAATACCGCTGGTACCATTTACTGATGTTTCCTGAGGCACGGGGTCAATCTCTGAGTAACCTATTCTAATCCCTGCAACAATTCTCTAAAGTATgacagtgatggtggtgatgatgatgatggtaatttctccccactttacagatgagaaaactgaggcacagacctCCCTAGGTTCTCCCAACCTGAACATGGGATTCTGATCCATCTCCTCCGTCTCAACGGAGGGGAGGTTGAGCTTCCAAGTGTCTCTCCTCTAGGTGACTgttgaatagatattttaaagacTATTGGCTTGAAGGGGTCTAATAGCTGACTGAGGTTGCATGGGGTGACCATAGGTCTTGGATGTCAAGCCCATGATGAAGCCCTAGCGCTTGTGTGGTTTCCTGTtgttttatttggctgagctgggtcttagttgtggtgtgccAGTTTTCATTGTGGCACGTAGGATCTTGGCTGCGGTACATGGGGTCTTTTTAgttgtgacttgtgggatctagttccctgactagggatcaaacccaggctccctgcattgggagcatggagcattaactactggatcaccagggaagtcccaagacctGGCCCTTGTACCCCAGGAGCTTTTGACTTAGGCATGAGCTGAGACTTTATCTAAGTGACAGAATGTGTTAGCAGGCTAGTGACATGAACTGGACACTTTAGGCTCCATGCTTTCAACCCCCAGCATCCTGGCTCCCTGAAATGCTCCTGCCTGATGGAGTCAGGGAGCAGTGCCACTCCATCCTGTGGATTCAACTCATCTGATCCAAGTGACCCACCAGGTGAGCTGGCATGTGGAGCCTCTGCCTAGTAATCAAATTAGTTCCCTCTGGAGTTTGGACCAGAAATGATGGATGTTCCTCATCACCTTGGAGTAAGAGGGGAGCAGGGCAGGtatggagagagaaacagaggcagTGAGAGGGTAGGGAGCACATGGGCCATgagagggaatgacagagaagaGGAGTCTATACTAGTTTGCCTCAGGTCCTGATGGTTTTCCCAGGTCAATATTCTGGGCATCCATACAATAAATTGTCTTTTCATAAGGAGACCTGGTTActctttcttgtttaaaaaaaaaaaaaaaagacctgatactcacatgctgctgctgctgctgctaagtcacttcagtagtgtccgactctgtgccaccccacagatggcagcccaccagactcccccatccctgggattctccaggcaagaacactggagtgggtttccatttccttctccaatgcatgaaagtgaaaagtgaaaagtgaaagtgaagtcgctcagttgtgtccgactcttcgagaccccatggactgcagccttccaggctcctcgtccatgggattttccaggcaagagtactggagtggggtgccattgccttctccggacactCACATGAGGGAACAATAAATATTCTTATGATATTGCTTACAGTGACCTAAAGCTTCTAGTACAAAGAGTTGTCTCAGGCCGGGTTCTCCCAGGAGCAAAACCTAAGATGAGGATTTGAGTGCAAGTCATTTATTTGGAAGGAGGTGCCAGGAAGCACCAAAGAGCAAGTGGGAAAGTGAGACAGGGACAGGAAGGATGCCAATAAAGGATATGCATCAGGGTGATTATCCCTGTGAGCAGCTGGGGCTTGGACTCTGAGAACTAGTGTAGAACACATGACCCAGAAAGAGTCCCTCCATCTGAGATGGCAGGGAGCTGAGGTATTTACACACCAATCCCCACCAATCACTAAGGGAAGCTGAAAACCCACAGGCAGAGGGACACAGGTGCCGACAGCTGGAGGTTGAACCAACCTTCCCTGAAATGGTAAAGGCCCAGGGGATACAAATGGGCACAAGCAACATGTGTTACAGTACTGAACATTTAGCTGGCATCTATCATAGACTAGATACAGTGGCCCTTCACGTATATTTTCTCTGACTATCCTAAGAGTCCTGCATGGCTGGTGCCAATTACTCCTGttttgggcttctgtggtggctcatcagtaaagaatctgcctgccaatggaggagatggggtcaatccctggattgggaagatccgctgggaaggaaatggcaaaacactccagtattcttgccttggaaatccaatggacagaggagcctggtaagctatagtccatggggtctcgaaagagttggacaacaacaacaactcctgTTTTATAGACGAGGAATGGAGGCTCACAGAGATGAGAAAACGGCAGAGCTTGGATTTAACTTGGATCTCCATGGTTCTTTTTAGTTTCTCATGCTGGGAAAAAGCACTGAAATGGTCTTCTGAGGGCAAGAGGATTAACGTAGAGTGGAGTGATAGCTCAAGGAATGAGGAAAAGGCTTATAGCCCCTAAGGCCCTGGCGATTTGAAAGGTGATCACCTTGAGATGTCAACTGTGTCGGGGTGAGATATCTGCTTTTCTATTTAATAAAGtccacccaggcttccctggtggtccagtggttaagaatccgccttgcgatgcaggggacacagggtcgatccctggtccaggaaaattctaCATACAGTGAAGCCCAGAGTAGCCACAGCttctgaagcccgtgcaccctagagccagtACTCCACGActaagagaagcccctgcagcgAGAAGCCTCTGAACCACAGCTAGAGGgcagcccccgctcaccgcaagTGGGAGAAGCGCATGTGCGGCAACagaactcagcacagccaaaccgTAAAATAGAcaaatctttaaatatatatattatatatagtgattttatatataaaataaagcccACCCAGGAAACTCGATACCACCTTTCCCTTAATTCTCTTTCTCTGAGATGTGGCTGGCACGCGACGATCCAGTACCTCTTTTCTTTGAGCTGGTTTCTGACAAAGTCCTCAATGACCGGGTTCTGCAATGTGTAGTACTTGGTCCAGTAGATGCAGAGACGCTGATACTTcgtgagcagcagcagcacagtgacCAGGCCTTTGTCCAACCTGAAACGCTCTTTCTCCTCAGTACCCGTTTCCCAGGCATAGATGGTCAGTAGCTCAAGGGCATACATTGGGGGCAGCTCCGCCCTAGGGCACTTGGctttcacatactattgaaagacatgggaagagagagagagaccccgaTTCCTTAGAAGGATGACATTGGACCCAAAACTGGAAAAACCCAAGTTCTTGTCCCAGCTTTGCTACCTACCGGCAGTGTATTCTTGGCCAAGTCACTTTTCCTCTCTGGCCTTAACTGGGTTTCCCCATCTTAAAATTAAGCAACTGGGTGAGTCCAGTGGGTTTCAAACTGTACTTGACATAACTTCTGGAATGGAGTGATGAAGAAGTATCCCAGGGAGTgagcagggactttcctggtggtccaatagctAAGATGCCATGCtcccaggtcccatccctggtcaggacacctagatcccacatgccataactagaGATCATGCCACAGTGAAGGcaaaagatgccacatgctgcaactaagagctggtGCGGCCAAACAGATAAacacttaaaagagaaaaaagggaatCAGCAGGTTGGGCTCTGTCACAAGCACCCCAAACAAAATAACTCTATTTTAATCTATTTGGGCTTCCGggagatttcttttaaagaaaaatcttcttagctaaagagggaaaaaatgtgtttgtgtgtgtgttgggcgaCTATGTTAtcattgctgtttagttgctaagtcgggtctgactcttttcgaccccgtggactgtagcctgccaggctcctccaggacTAGGTAATAGCTGAGAATCTGTATTGAACATTGGGGTTGCTTCTCTAATAGGTATGTCTTTCTCCCCCATTGTTTAGTGGCCATGTTGTTTGGATGCGATTGGCCCAATCCTCATCTCCAGGGTTGGCCCCGACTGGACAGGATCACGAGGATAAACCTATTTCCCCTTGCCAAGTGATTGGTTCAAGAGATGCCTGGTGATCTAAGCTGGCTCAATTTGAGTCAAATCTAGTTCTTTTGTTCTGTGGTTGAGAGAAGAGAAGTCTAAGTGAATGTGAGGGCAGGAACAGATGCGGCCATTTTGCCACCATGAGGGAAACCAGCTTGGGGACCAAGTTGACATATAATATTGAGAGAAGCTgttccagatggcgctagtggtaaagaacctgcctgccaatgcaggagacataagagatgcggttCCATCCCtcggtcggaaagatcccctggaggaggaaatggcaacccactctagtattcttgcttggagaatcccatggacaaaggagcctagtgggctacagtccatggggtcgcaaagactcagatatgactgaagcaacttagcacacacgcacacacaagagAATTACAGAGAAACAGAGCTGGAGCCTTCACCAAACGGTGCCTGAAGCTCTCTCCACTGTTGTAGGTTTTCACACATGAGCTGATAATTCTCTTTATTGGTTAAGCCCATTAGCATTGGTTTTTCTGTTActctcaattaaaaaacaaaaagaaaaaaattagaatttcttCTAATTTCTAAAAAATTACCCAGGTTAATGTTCTATTTTTGATGGCTATATGAGGTGGCGGTGGGGAGACAAcgctttctttctttatctcctACCCTcagtattagagaaggaaatggcaacacactgcagtattcttgcctggaaaatcccatggatggaggagcctggtaggcaacagtccatggggtcacagagtcagacatgactgagcaacttcactcactcactcaccctcAGTATATGGCTATACATAGTGCAAACTTAAATGATAAATTATTCCAACTGAcatctcaaaaatttttttaaaaaatgactttgtgTGTGAGCATGCACAAACTTGGACATCTCTGAGATCAGTGATATTCTTACAGTTAAGATTTTGTGAAATCAAATAAAACCCAGAGAATCTAACTTACACATTCCTTGGCTCCAGTGGATGAATTGGTAAGAAtcaaaaaatactttcaaatcaTAATTGTAAATGACAACTCCTGGGATGTTACATAGTCTCCAGATAAAAATGAACTAACAACCTTTTTAGCATCACAGGACTCTAGTTCTGTTTAACGTATCATATACTCTTTGTGTCCTTGAGGATTGATCAACACGTCTTATAACACTTGgttaaataaaaattctcaaataaaagaaaacatcaaatgaATAATACTGAGTCAAGAAACTTTCAAAAAACCATATGCAGCCAACATCTTGTCTTAGAGGCAGAGTCTTTTAGGCTGTTTGTTTTTAGGTCGTGTGGGGACcgtggttccctgaccagggatggagcccagtaCCCCTGCAGTGCaaacgtggagtcttaaccactggaccgctggaGAAGTCCCTCAGAGGCAGAGACTTGTACAAAGAAAGGGCTATAGAAAATAAAGCTGGTATGTTTTTCTGTGGACATTGCCAATAAATGTGCATGACGTATTCAGGAAAAAAACACTTTGTACACttagccaaacaaacaaaacaaacagatcattcttttGAGTTCCATCTCTTCAAATCCACAAAACTTTGGATCATTTCCTGTTTAAGTGACTGACTGGCCAAAAAAACCAATTTCCTTCTTGACTTCGGTGTTGCTAATATCTGAAGATACATCACAACCTTTGTTGAGGTGATAACTATGTAAGGAAATGCTATTTTCCCACATACACATACTAATGTAAACAAACTTTCATAGtatcttgatttttatctttaaatactatttttttcttttttggtatttttttcttttttggttaaaCCAGTCTAAACTCTGACTCttaccaattttttt is a genomic window of Bos javanicus breed banteng chromosome 17, ARS-OSU_banteng_1.0, whole genome shotgun sequence containing:
- the OASL gene encoding LOW QUALITY PROTEIN: 2'-5'-oligoadenylate synthase-like protein (The sequence of the model RefSeq protein was modified relative to this genomic sequence to represent the inferred CDS: substituted 2 bases at 2 genomic stop codons); protein product: MAVSLELFDTPASRLNSFVAQCQHNIKEWKEDVVKAVQSVEKFLKKQRFRGDHGLDQKVLKVIRVGSFGNGTVLRNHAEVELVMFLSGFSSFQEEASNHNHHEHVLSMLCEKLTDFPDLLHLQPQNLRLVHGVTSAVAFTIQTWEMEEQVTVTIVPAYGVLRPSVPNFQPSPEVYVRLIKACRTLGYFSPSFSELQRNFVKYKPTKLKSLLRLVKHWYLEYVKAKCPRAELPPMYALELLTIYAWETGTEEKERFRLDKGLVTVLLLLTKYQRLCIYWTKYYTLQNPVIEDFVRNQLKEKRPIILDPADPTYNVATGYRWDIVAQSARHCLKQSCCYDNNETCIPNWKLKFAXDINVTVEQWGRVDFVIQVNPYESIQKLKEKIQCKLESSAPQRLSFQEPGGERQVLRNISSLADYSIFSDACVSLLQIVSPEMQVFVKNPSGGSHTFAIYSSSLVLDLKCQIEVREGLLRKKQQLELQGQVLQDEWSLGFCGVXASTTLILSKKTAE